The Calditerrivibrio nitroreducens DSM 19672 genome window below encodes:
- a CDS encoding polyprenyl synthetase family protein, which translates to MKLDINNYIKFWAKKVDSWLEQYVISNSQYIDGLVEAMRYSLFAGGKRLRPALIYSSFGIFDGYFDKVTPFAAAVEMLHTYSLIHDDLPAMDDDDLRRGKPTNHVVYGEGVAILAGDALLTKAFEIMTSSSLNPDVDPVMMLEAANKLAIATGEKGMVGGQYADLKAEGGFFNDGTVSFIHLNKTAALISYCCELGAILGYATDEEKKDMSQFGKKIGLAFQIIDDILDLTCTTEELGKNAKSDLKKEKATYPAIFGIEKSRKIADDLIFSAFGILDKYGEAAVPLRELASFVVERKN; encoded by the coding sequence ATGAAGCTTGACATAAATAATTATATTAAATTCTGGGCAAAAAAGGTTGATAGCTGGCTTGAGCAGTATGTGATTTCAAACAGCCAGTATATCGATGGGCTTGTGGAGGCGATGAGGTATAGCCTTTTTGCCGGGGGTAAAAGACTTAGACCTGCTTTGATATATTCATCTTTCGGCATTTTTGATGGTTATTTCGATAAAGTGACCCCTTTTGCTGCGGCAGTTGAGATGCTTCATACCTATTCCCTTATTCATGACGATCTACCCGCTATGGATGATGATGATTTAAGAAGAGGTAAGCCTACGAATCACGTTGTTTACGGTGAAGGTGTGGCTATTCTGGCGGGGGATGCCCTTTTGACAAAGGCTTTTGAAATTATGACAAGCAGCAGTTTAAATCCGGATGTGGATCCTGTTATGATGCTTGAAGCCGCCAATAAACTTGCAATTGCAACAGGTGAAAAAGGGATGGTGGGTGGACAGTATGCCGATCTTAAAGCGGAAGGTGGTTTCTTTAATGATGGGACAGTTTCCTTTATTCATTTGAACAAGACTGCGGCTTTGATATCTTACTGCTGTGAGCTTGGGGCCATTCTTGGGTATGCCACTGATGAAGAAAAAAAGGATATGTCACAATTTGGGAAAAAGATAGGGCTTGCTTTCCAGATAATAGATGATATCCTTGATCTTACCTGTACGACGGAAGAACTCGGTAAAAACGCAAAAAGCGATCTGAAGAAAGAAAAGGCGACATATCCAGCAATTTTTGGCATAGAAAAATCCAGAAAGATTGCAGATGATCTTATTTTTTCGGCATTCGGAATATTGGATAAGTATGGTGAGGCGGCGGTTCCACTGAGGGAGCTTGCCTCATTTGTTGTGGAAAGAAAAAATTAA